One Prunus dulcis chromosome 8, ALMONDv2, whole genome shotgun sequence DNA window includes the following coding sequences:
- the LOC117636778 gene encoding phenylcoumaran benzylic ether reductase Pyrc5, with protein sequence MALSATRLALISLATLSLALTLQLLPFPFPNPMAATKSKILFIGGTGYIGKFIVEASAKAGHPTYALVREPTLSNPAKAKVIENFKSLGVNFVLGDLYDHESLVKAIKQVDVVISTVGHAQLADQGTIIAAIKEAGNVKRFFPSEFGNDVDRVHAVEPAKTAFATKAKIRRTIEAEGIPHTYVASNFFAGYFLPTLNQPGATAPPREKVVILGDGNPKAIFNKEEDIGAYTIKAVDDPRTLNKILYIRPPANTISFNDLVSLWEKKIGKTLERIYVPEEQLLKNIEEAAVPINVILSIGHSVFVKGDHTNFEVEPSFGVEASALYPDVKYTTVDEYLNQFV encoded by the exons ATGGCATTATCAGCTACCCGTCTTGCCCTCATCTCACTCGCAAcgctctctctcgctctcacTCTCCAACTCCTCCCATTCCCATTTCCCAATCCAATGGCAGCAACCAAATCCAAAATCCTCTTCATCGGAGGCACTGGCTACATCGGAAAGTTCATAGTCGAAGCCAGCGCCAAGGCAGGCCACCCAACCTACGCTCTGGTTCGAGAGCCCACTCTCTCTAACCCAGCCAAGGCCAAAGTCATCGAGAACTTCAAATCTTTGGGTGTTAATTTCGTCTTG GGTGATCTCTACGACCATGAGAGCCTTGTGAAGGCGATAAAGCAAGTCGATGTGGTGATTTCAACAGTGGGTCACGCTCAGTTGGCTGATCAAGGTACGATCATCGCTGCTATCAAGGAAGCTGGCAATGTTAAG AGGTTTTTCCCATCTGAGTTTGGAAACGACGTGGATCGAGTTCATGCTGTTGAGCCAGCAAAAACTGCATTTGCAACCAAGGCCAAAATTCGCAGAACTATTGAGGCTGAGGGGATCCCTCACACCTATGTGGCCTCCAACTTCTTTGCTGGCTACTTCTTGCCCACTCTGAACCAGCCCGGAGCCACTGCCCCTCCCAGGGAGAAAGTTGTCATTTTGGGTGATGGAAACCCCAAAG CAATTTTCAACAAGGAAGAGGACATTGGGGCCTACACCATTAAGGCCGTGGATGACCCAAGAACCTTGAACAAGATCCTCTACATCAGGCCCCCAGCCAACACCATCTCATTCAATGATCTTGTGTCTCTttgggagaagaagattggcAAAACCCTTGAGAGGATCTATGTTCCAGAGGAGCAACTGCTCAAGAACATTGAAG AGGCTGCTGTGCCAATCAATGTGATTCTATCGATTGGTCACTCAGTTTTTGTGAAGGGAGACCATACTAACTTTGAGGTCGAGCCCTCATTTGGAGTGGAAGCTTCGGCCCTTTACCCCGATGTCAAATACACTACCGTGGACGAGTACCTTAACCAGTTTGTTTGA
- the LOC117636779 gene encoding probable pinoresinol-lariciresinol reductase 3: MEKSRVLIIGVTGNLGHHLAKATLQFSHPAFALVRPSSFSDPHKSHKLHSLSNAGVTLLQGSLEDEESLMAAVKQVDVVICAVSAKQVLLQKLLVQVIKKSGCIKRFIPSEFGLDPDKTRISDMDYNFYKQKSEIRRFVEAHGIPYTYISCNFYMSYLLPQLVQPGLKVPPRDKVTIFGDGNTKGVFVKESDVAEFTIRTLDDPQTLNKVLYLRPPGNVYSMNELVELWESKIGKKLEKVFVSEQELLKKIKETPYPDNMEMIFIYSAFVKGDQTYFDIESSGGLDGTKLYPEQNFTTISEYLDTLL, translated from the exons ATGGAGAAGAGCAGAGTATTGATAATCGGAGTGACAGGAAATCTTGGTCACCATTTGGCCAAAGCCACCCTCCAATTTTCTCACCCCGCATTTGCTCTCGTCAGGCCCTCTTCCTTCTCCGACCCTCACAAGTCCCACAAGCttcactctctctccaatGCCGGCGTCACACTCCTccaa GGTTCACTTGAAGACGAAGAAAGCCTTATGGCAGCAGTGAAGCAAGTGGATGTGGTGATTTGTGCTGTTTCGGCCAAACAAGTCCTCCTTCAGAAGCTCCTTGTCCAAGTGATCAAAAAATCTGGCTGCATCAAG AGGTTTATTCCCTCAGAATTTGGGTTGGACCCAGATAAGACTAGAATATCAGACATGGACTACAACTTTTATAAGCAGAAATCTGAGATTAGGCGTTTTGTGGAAGCTCATGGTATTCCCTACACTTACATTTCCTGCAATTTCTACATGAGTTATTTGCTTCCTCAGCTTGTTCAGCCAGGCCTCAAGGTCCCTCCGAGGGACAAGGTTACAATTTTTGGCGACGGGAATACTAAAG GTGTTTTTGTGAAGGAAAGTGATGTTGCTGAGTTCACTATCAGGACTTTGGATGATCCACAAACGTTGAATAAGGTGTTGTATTTGAGGCCGCCCGGAAATGTGTACTCAATGAATGAACTTGTTGAGCTTTGGGAGAGTAAGATTGGGAAGAAGCTGGAGAAGGTATTTGTATCAGAACAAGAGCTtcttaagaaaattaaag AGACTCCATATCCTGACAACATGGAGatgatttttatatattctgCATTCGTAAAGGGAGATCAAACTTACTTCGATATCGAGTCATCCGGTGGTCTAGACGGTACAAAACTGTATCCAGAGCAGAATTTTACTACAATCAGTGAATATTTAGACACCTTATTGTAA
- the LOC117638439 gene encoding uncharacterized protein LOC117638439, giving the protein MWHKTNLVLPMFGLIVVGLTTLQDLLLDAWTPYQKIGGLWYQTKNVAIGYWPKELVPSLEIEAGDVGWGGIAMAQEKENAPPLGSGQYPDGTLRSLESQGDTKEVFVGSVSRSSEVFSREKFRRLGEVVSRSTHLVFMEDDEELGLLLGFAAPISRSCTASFAVRERGLHSEFLKASIVVELEEGDIIDCVDIYKQPAFDNPLLKNHKIQLRPTSFPAQMKNSAPVTDPISETWSKREASPDGTVPIHRTTKDDLVRAKNLAHQMFGYPNIKLVACSNRQEHYSRVLA; this is encoded by the exons ATGTGGCACAAGACCAATCTAGTACTACCCATGTTTGGGTTGATAGTGGTCGGCCTTACTACTTTACAAGACTTATTGCTGGATGCTTG GACTCCATATCAAAAAATTGGCGGCTTGTGGTATCAGACTAAGAATGTTGCCATAGGGTATTGGCCAAAGGAGCTAGTACCTAGTTTGGAAATTGAGGCTGGAGATGTGGGGTGGGGAGGAATTGCCATGGctcaagagaaagaaaatgctCCCCCACTAGGGAGTGGCCAATACCCAGATGGCAC cTTGAG ATCTCTCGAGTCTCAGGGCGATACGAAGGAAGTGTTTGTTGGCTCCGTCTCACGCTCGTCTGAGGTTTTTTCACGGGAGAAGTTCCGGCGGCTTGGTGAAGTGGTCTCGCGGTCGACGCACTTGGTCTTCATGGAGGACGATGAGGAGCTAGGGTTATTGTTAGGGTTCGCTGCGCCGATCTCCAGGTCTTGCACAGCGAGTTTtgcagtgagagagagaggcttgCACAGTGAGTTTCTCAAGGCATCCATTGTTGTCGAG CTTGAAGAAGGCGATATTATTGATTGCGTTGACATTTATAAGCAACCTGCCTTCGATAACCCTTTACTCAAGAATCACAAAATCCAG CTGCGGCCAACTTCATTTCCAGCTCAGATGAAAAACTCAGCTCCGGTGACTGATCCGATATCCGAAACATGGTCTAAGAGGGAAGCAAGCCCTGATGGAACAGTTCCCATACACAGAACAACAAAGGATGATTTAGTAAGGGCCAAAAATCTTGCGCACCAAATGTTTG GATACCCAAACATCAAATTGGTGGCTTGCAGTAACAGACAGGAACATTACAGTAGGGTATTGGCCTAA